GCCACATGATAGCAGGGGAATTGTACACGTCTTAGACCCGAAGATGTACGTGCTAACAAATCTTATCAAGTCAAATAAAAATGTATTTGGGTTTTCAAAAGGACAATTTTTGCAAGCGACTATATGCCTATCTTTTGAGAGATTGTCAAATCACTACAAGAATTTTTATCCCCCCCCCTAACAGTTCTTTACAAGTGGGCAACAATATTAGTGGAGTGACTAACAATTTTCTAATTATGATTTCTAACATCTCAACAGTTTTTTTTGGCAAAGTGCCAACACCATAATCCCCCAGAAACTCAGTACCCATAGATTTGTAGTTTGTTAATAAAATATACTAAAAGTTGTTGGACATTTCTTGAAAACTTTGGGAAAAGGTTATTGCCCTCGATCTTGTAGTGAATTTTACAAATTAATACCAAGCCAAGCCTAAAGGTGACCAGTGGCGCCCATAGGCTGCAAATAATAATAATCACAAAAATGTTTTTGTGAGACTAATTTTTATTGCAAAGGAAATAATCCAAATCATGTAGTTAATTTTAGTTACAAGTATATAACTAATGACAGGATTATTAAAATGAGCGAGTCTTTCTTCCATTGAACAGTTCCATTTATTTCTTTAAACATCTCAAGATAAACTAAATGTCTAAATCTGCTCCTTCGTGCATGCCATCATCCGTAGCCATCTCCAACAAGCTATATCCAATACTTCAATAATGCCAACAAAAATAAAGAAAACGAGAGATGGTCTAGAAATTGAAGTCCCAGCCGGCACCTGGCCTCTCTCTCCTCAACCTCCTATTTTTGTCACTTCCGTTCTTGTTTCCCGGCGTTTCATGGAGACTAATTAAGCTAAGCCAAACTGTTGGACCCATTCCTTCCTTGAAAACCGCATCACCTTCAGGTTTCTGCACCACCAAGAACCCATTCTTTGCCCCGCCATTGTCCAGCACCGAGAGCTCTAGATCCTTGGTTGCAATTGCGTCGCGGTGCCGTTGATCGAGCCGCGCGTGCATGTGTACGTGAGCGCGCACGACGCAGGCTAGCGCGCGTCCACGCCGTCGCGCCGTGTCCCGCCGGCGATGGGGTGCGCAACCTCCGTCGAGGCGCGGCGCGACATGGTCTGGGTCGGCGCCGAACCCCGGGCGCGCCGGAGCTTCTCGCTGCCCTCCGTCGACCGGCAGCGGCTGCGGTCGAGGGCCGTGTCGGTGCTGGGCACCCTCGGCCTCGCCGGCAGCGCCCGGTACTCCGGCTCGTACAAGTACGCGACCCTCTCGGTGGAGGAGATGATGAAGGGCGCCAATGACCGCGCGAAGGACGAGGCGCTCCCCGGCGAGGGCGAGGCGAAGCGGCTCGCGAAGCCCCGGACGCCGACGCTGACGCCGCCCAACGAGCCCGAGGTTATCAACGCGTGGGAGCTGATGGCAGGGCTCGAGGACGATGCCGCGCCGACGCCGCGCGCCGTGCACCAGAGCTTGTCATTCGACGAGTCGCTGCACGGGTGCGTCGTGGCGgagccgccgcagccgcagtGGATGCAGGCTGACATGGACATGGCGCCCGTCGCCTTGGACTTTGATCCGGAGATACTGTCCGGATTCCGGGAGGCTCTAGAGGACACGCCGCCGTCGCAGCCTACAGTTGTCTCATCCGCGGAGGACGAGACACCAAGGCAGCAGAAGTGCCTTGACACGCCAGTGTCGCCGGCCACCGGCGACATGCCGGAGCTTTCCGGCATCGTCCGTGCCCGCATCAACGCGTTCCAAGAGAAGATCGAACGGCGGCGAAGCAAGGGCCGCGACGCGAAGGTGTCGCCCCTGTGGCCGCCGGGAGGCGAGCGGAAGGCGGTGGTGTACTTCACGAGCCTCCGCGGCGTGCGCAAGACGTTCGTGGACTGCTGCGCCGTGCGCAGCATCCTGCGCAGCTACGGCGTGCGCGTGGACGAGCGCGACGTCTCCATGCACGCCGGCTTCAAGGCCGAGCTCGCGGAGCTCCTCGGCCAGGGATTCACCGGCGCCACGCTGCCGCGGGTGTTCGTCGACGGGCAGTACATCGGCGGCGCCGAGGACGTGCAGTACCTGCACGAGGCGGGTGAGCTCGGGAGCGCCCTGGACGGGTGCGAGGCCGCGCCCCAGCGTAAGCTCGGGTACATGGAGGCATGCGCCACCTGCGGCGACGTCCGGTTCGTGCCGTGCGAGACGTGCTACGGCAGCTGCAAGATCTTCGTCGAGGATGACGACACCGGCGACATGTATCGCGACGTCGGCGAGTTCCGGCGGTGCCCCGACTGCAATGAGAACGGCCTTGTCAGATGCGCCGTCTGTTGCTGCTGATGCTTGTACGGCGTCTGCTGTGGTAGATTAGTTGtttaaattttttttgaaaggggATTAGttgattttttttcaaaaggGGATTAGCTGTTTATTTGTCTCTGATTTTTTGTAGTTTGTACAGTGTGAAGAGCATTATGACAGAGATTTTGATAGGATCCTTACAACTCTTTGTGTCTTTACCTTTTTCATGTATGAAAATAAACGAATTTCAACAGAAACTGCTCTTCTTGTTGATGATCATGCAAGACTGCCGAATCAGAGAGAATCATTCTGATGAGGCTTCCGAAGCATAAGA
The sequence above is drawn from the Panicum hallii strain FIL2 chromosome 7, PHallii_v3.1, whole genome shotgun sequence genome and encodes:
- the LOC112901524 gene encoding uncharacterized protein At3g28850-like; protein product: MGCATSVEARRDMVWVGAEPRARRSFSLPSVDRQRLRSRAVSVLGTLGLAGSARYSGSYKYATLSVEEMMKGANDRAKDEALPGEGEAKRLAKPRTPTLTPPNEPEVINAWELMAGLEDDAAPTPRAVHQSLSFDESLHGCVVAEPPQPQWMQADMDMAPVALDFDPEILSGFREALEDTPPSQPTVVSSAEDETPRQQKCLDTPVSPATGDMPELSGIVRARINAFQEKIERRRSKGRDAKVSPLWPPGGERKAVVYFTSLRGVRKTFVDCCAVRSILRSYGVRVDERDVSMHAGFKAELAELLGQGFTGATLPRVFVDGQYIGGAEDVQYLHEAGELGSALDGCEAAPQRKLGYMEACATCGDVRFVPCETCYGSCKIFVEDDDTGDMYRDVGEFRRCPDCNENGLVRCAVCCC